The sequence below is a genomic window from Ipomoea triloba cultivar NCNSP0323 chromosome 2, ASM357664v1.
CAATccaaggaaaaagaagaagaagaagagagaggaGGAGAAAAGTAGTAGAAGGAAGAGAAGAAAGTTGATTTGGTTTGAATAGACAATCCTCTCCAAAATAACTCTAACCCTTCGCACGTAGAGAGTGAGGGACAACTGTTCCTCACTCTCcgttttatatttaaaaaaaaaacaacattaaGGTTGTTGTTTTTGGGGGTTGCTTTGGTATTTTGACCTCCGTCATTTTACCGTTGAggtcaattattattattaatttttaatttaatttattttttaaaaataactaattaaattttataattaaaaattattttatttcaaaatgtaaatttattttatttaaaatcaaattttcaaattataaagttaaaattatcAATTGTAAAAAAACGAATAAAATGATAGATGATATATATGTAAGAGTGTAGAGGAGTAGAGCccacaagaaaaggaaaaaaaaaagaaaaaaaaaaagagaaagattggagagaaaatatgaaatgaaattatatggTGATCTGGAAGAAATGAGTCTACAAAATGTGGAGATAAAGGTGAGAAGGTAAGTGGAGATAAATGTGAGAAggtagagccgtcaaaacgggcttagtcTGCCTTGCCCCACCAAAAATCCAAGGCCGTCTTTAAACTTTATAGCCCATATTTTGGCAGGCTCTTTAGTCTGCCCACCATATTGCTGGTTTTGGTGGGTCCAAACGGGCTCCACCCACCGACATGTTTCAACAGCTCTAGGGGAAGGATTGAGGATGCCTTTAAACCAAACAGCTCTAGGAGAAGGATTGAAGATGGCCTTAAAACAAACAGCTCTAAGAAAAGAATTGAGGATGTTCTTAGAGTTGAAGTTTTAAATTGAGTTTTTGTTAGCTTTAGCTCGTCTTGCCCAtgcaaggttttttttttcctcctaaaAAGTTACACCTCCAATAGTTGGTCTAGAAGACTTTCTTGTTTTTGCCAAGTCTCATGGTGCATTCggaaaatcaaaattaatcaaatgagTGTTTAGTTCACAAAATGGGAAGATAATATGAGTACATGttaaaagataatataaaattacaaaaaaaaatgattatattatgtatttggtTAGGATTGTTGGGTGTAATATTAATCTGTTGGAATGAAAACTATATGTCATCATTGTAATATACTTAAATGcataatatactaaaatgtccttgatatatatgttaaaaatttatgaaattaaaaatactaacttcttataactaaataaataaataagacaaaTGTTAAATAACTATTATGAactaaaacacaaaattaagaTGACATTCctatttttaaatgttaatttgaaaaaaactgtgttaattctaaaaataaatattcatcattaaaaaaaataaagaaaataattattcatcattaaaaaaattaacaaaataaatagtcatcattaaaaaaacaaagaaatataaaaaaatgtatgatAAAAAACGAGGAAATATTGACAATACAATAAATTGAGTGCAAATATGATcgaaatattgaaaaaataattttgacttATGTTGTACTGATAACATACATTGTTGCTTTCCTATGCGCTGCTAACACAAAACACTTCAAagtttgaacaaattaaatgggAATGAAACATCATAGATAAAAGACTATACTACAATACTTGCTTCATTTTACACACAGAACAATAAATTTGGAGATTGAAAGGATTCAAAAGATACCACTTACAATttacaaatggaggaagctcaAAACATCCAAGACAGGTCTTGCTTGAAGGTAACTGATTTTGCAGCGCTTTGGGTTCCCCTCTCTGATATTTGCGGGCAGTCTTCCACGACCAACACTTGGAGCTTTTGTGATCCGATGAGAGGCTTTAGTCCTTCGTCGGTGACTCCTAAGCACTTGCTGAGGCGTAGGATGCACAAACGGGGGATTTGGGCTACAAGCTGCAACCCCTCGTCTGTGATCTCTTGGCACCTTACAAGCTCTAGAATTCGAAGGTGTTGTGCGGTAGATAGCACTTCCATTCCCGTGTCGTTAAAAGAATATGCGTGATCAAGGGCGAGTTCCCTTATAGGACACATCTGTATCAGCTTCAGAATTCCATCCAGTGAAAATGACGAAAACGAGGGGAACTCGCCATCGGAGAAAGATAGCTTGACTGATTCAAGATGAGAGCATTTCTGAGCCACTGCCCGGAGACTATCGTCCGTTAGTCTCAGCGGATTGTTCACCAGAAGAGGTAGCGAGAAATCTGAGGGAACGCGGAGAGACATAGACCGCAGGTTGCTTGATTTATGGGCCAAGCACATAATATCGCTGTCCCTCACCCCCAAGCACATGTCCAAATGGATCTTCTCTAAATTCTTACAATTCCCCAAAAGACAGGCGAGCCCTCTTCCAGGGCTGATGATACAATTAACCAAGCTTAATTCTATCATGCTGTCACAGGGGATCCATTGCTTTTGCCACTGGTCTACGGCTAAAGGA
It includes:
- the LOC116010295 gene encoding F-box/LRR-repeat protein 14; its protein translation is MDDLPDELVGEVLSKMMRIGDKNSVSLTCKRLHKLDNAQRKSIRVGCGLVPVHDALVALCHRFSNLETVEIVYSGWMSKLGKQLDDGGLLILSSSCPSLRNLTLSYCTFVTDAGLGYLASCSKLSSLKLNFTPRITGCGILSLVVGCKNLVMLHLIRCLNVSSVEWLEYLGKLGKIQDLCIKNCRAIGEGDLIKLGPGWQKLKKLQFEVDANYRYMKVHDPLAVDQWQKQWIPCDSMIELSLVNCIISPGRGLACLLGNCKNLEKIHLDMCLGVRDSDIMCLAHKSSNLRSMSLRVPSDFSLPLLVNNPLRLTDDSLRAVAQKCSHLESVKLSFSDGEFPSFSSFSLDGILKLIQMCPIRELALDHAYSFNDTGMEVLSTAQHLRILELVRCQEITDEGLQLVAQIPRLCILRLSKCLGVTDEGLKPLIGSQKLQVLVVEDCPQISERGTQSAAKSVTFKQDLSWMF